TGCTGTTTTCCGGGAACAGTTGCAAGGGGTTATTAAAATCAAGAGAAGTATACAATGTGTTTACCATACGCTCGGCCTGACGGAGTACTTCTTCTGGCTCCATATTGCATTCGTCCTTCTCTATTACATCCATGCTTCCTCCTGAATTGACCTCTTGCTGCTCCAGCAATGCAACCAGTGTTTCACGAATTTCTGATAACTCCACATGTCCGCCAGACATGATCTCGATGCCCAGACTTCCCAAGCCACGAAGCTGTGTATTACTCTGATGATCCAGATAAGCCTGTGCAGCTTCCAGATGGGATTGCCGATATTTCAGATAGGGGTCGATGGATGAAGCCATGTAATAGAAGACACCTCCCAGTGCATACAGATCATCCGCATAACTGGATCGCCTGCTGTGCTCACGTCCCCGTGGCACATAGCCCGGAGTATGACCGGTCAATGGATCAGCCTTACTCTCATCACTTCTGACATAAGCCAGTTCAAGATCAATCAGGCGTACACTTCCGTCCGTCAGCACAACAATATTGTTGGGCGTCAGATCATTGATCACAATTCCTTTATCGTGACATTGCTGCACCATATCGAGAATATGTATACCCATCCGATGCATATCCGCCCGGTTGTAATCTGCGGCTACATGTCTGCGATGGATATATTCACGCAAGCTGATGCTTTCAAAATACTCCAGGATCAGATAGCGATTATTTTCAGTACTAAACAGATCAAGCGGCCTTGGGGTAACCCCCGTATCCTTCATCAGATCAAGCACGCGATATTCATTATCCAAATAGTTATGAGCAGACCGCCTACCACCGTCTACACGCATGCGGTAGACCGCTTCTTTCATGACAGCCTGTTCATAGGATGTGCCGGAGATGAGAAATACTCCTCCCTTGCCGGATTTCTTGAGTACGCGTCTCACACGAATATTTCGTATACCAAACTCATTGTTATTGGAATCGGATTGACGAGAAGCAGCCTGGTTCTTCTCCATGGCTTGAATCCGCACTAACTCCTCAGGTTCATTCACCCACTCCGGTTTATACCTGCCAGGTGTTCTTCGATCCTCCTCCAGCTTGCCTTCTGGATTCTGGATGGCATACACTTTTGCACCCGAGTACCGGTCATAGTAGAAACGATCAGTGAATGCACCATAACGATAAAATACACACTGGCTACCGAGGTATGCCCGATCTGTCGGAATAGCGGGTCCTTTCAGATCGCTTGTACATGAATGCATTAGCTCAAGTAACTTCAAGAATTGCTCTTCGTCTCGTGCGTAGATGGTGACACACTTCCCAGTCTGAGGGAGAGGTATGGAACCGTTGGATGTTTCAATCAGTCTCAGACCGCTGCTCACTACTTTCCATTGCACATCATTTTCTGTGAGAACAGGTGCAATGCGTCGCAGCAATTCAGCTCCTTCCACAGGGATAACAGACAGATGAATTTTCCAGCCCTGTGCGGGAAGCCTTAATTCTTCCGGTCTAAAACAAATCCAATGGCCGTCATTCGACCATTGGATGGATTGGGGAAGTTCCCGGATTATATGTTCCAAAGCGTTCTCAAAGGCGTCCTTCTTGGGGGTTACGCTTGCGAATTTCAATGAGAATCACTCCTTTTTGAATAAAGTAAGAGGGGGAGGTACAATTATTTTAGTAATGCGCGAAAATCAAAGACTTATCTTTCAAATGATTCAGTGAATAGAGCGTGTAAAGAAGTTCCTAGCTCTCAACAACAATTGTTTGTGAGCTAGTCCAGCTGCACACTGTACACAAGCTTGTTTCCTCAAACATGTTGTTATCCTCTTCAACCTCTAGTGCCATCAAATCCTGTACAGATAAAATTTCCTTGTTTTCCATGATATATTACCTCCCATTTGTCTCCCCCTCTTATAAACCAAATTCTACATAAAATTTGATATTCCTTCTTTTTAATTGAATTATTTTACATAAATTATTTATCAAACCCATTTATTTCGCCTGATCATGTCAAATTACTTGTTTCCTCGGACAAAAAAGAGGCGCAATATGACATCAGAATTCAGACTACATCGAGGTCGTTTGTTGCCGGGTACGCTTGCTCCGTTCTTCACGGAAAGGTCGGACAAATAGGCTTGCCATGCCCATACAAATAACAAATGTTCCAATCCCCATGTATACCCATGAAGGGTTGTACGTTTCAATGAACCACCCTCCCAGCAACAACCCAAGTGGATTACTAATGCCACTCATCAAGACACCCATACTGTTCATGACACGTCCTCTCTTTTCTTCCGGGGTGGATAAAAGAATGGAAGTAACCAAGGGTACATTCACAAGAGCAAGTCCCATCATCAACAAAAATGAACATGCAATCGCGATATACAGGTTAGGAAACATCGGCATGAGCAGCAAACTTGTGCCGGAAATGAGATAACTGATCAAAAACCAGTGAGCGAGCGAGAGTCGTTTGGCATATTTACCACTGAGCAGAGAGCCTGCAATACTGCCAGCGGCAAAGGCTGACTGAAGCAGACCGTAGCCTTGTGGTCCGGCTTGCAGCACCATATTGGCAAAAATCGGCGTGAAGATGTGCAGTGGCGCACCCGCAAAATTGATAATAGCTCCAAAGATAATGCAGCAGGCCAAAATTTTACGGGAAAACAGGAATGTAATTCCCTGCATGCTATCTTTAACAAAACCGGTGACTCCTTTTTGTTTCACTACTTTGGTTACAGGGATGCGGATAAAGAAAATGGATATGGCGGATAGCAGAAATGTAACGGCATAGATGAACAGGATGGACTGAACGGAGATGAGAGCGATCAATATTCCCCCCAAGGCGTATCCAAGCAATTCAATCGTTTTGGAGGAAGAGTTCAGTAGTGCATTGGCTGGAGCTAATTGTTTTGTAGGTTCTGGCAAAATAGCGGGGATGACTGTCTGGGTTGCCGGATTGAACAAAAAACCAAGGATTGCAATGAGCAGATTGGCTGCGTAAATATGCCACGGAAGCATGGATCCTGTCATGAACAAAAGCGCCAATATGCAAGCTACGCCTGCACGCAATATATCTGTCCAGATCAAAAGCTGCTTTTTCGGCAGGCGATCACTGATCGTAGCCAGGGGTATGCCCAAAAAAGCATAGATCAAGTACGGCAGCATCGGAATCAGCGCAGCAGCAAGTGCCGACTCTGTTAATTGGAGGATATACCACATCGTCGCCATAGAAAATAAAATTTGCCCTGCGCCAGAAACCAATCTACCAACAAGAAGCACAACAAAAGAAGGAAGGCGCAAAACCGCTCGATAGCTGTCGCCGCGAATTTCATTTTTCATCTTTTTCACGCACCTCTCCCTCGTCCGTAACAGATTCATCATCACTAATACGATGCAGACGCGTAACCAAACCTGAATCTCGAATGGTCTGTTGTATCTTGGCTTTTACCCGTTCCAGTTCAGCCGTATACTCGCGTATCTCGTTCAATAAGGTCTGATGGGTTCGGATGCCTTCCCTAATCAACATTGCAGTCGCATCAGAACGGTTTTTGGCTAATTCAAGAAATACTAGCTGATCTATGATATCAATCTCTTCCTGACTTAATCGAACGGAAACAACTCCCTTGGCTCCCGAAAGGTTTTTGTTCGCCTGCTCCACAGATCGTTCCACCATCTGGTTAAACTGAGCTTTCTGGTCATTGTACATATTCATTTCCTCCATTCTTTACGATTGCACCCGTATATTGTAATTCGTAAATCGTAAATTGGTTTTAATTTACATTATACCTGTAAATAAATGGTTGTAAAGCAAAAAACCTTTGGATTTATCCAAAGGTTCGCCGAATATGTTATTTAACTAGTTCACTAGTCTCCCTGCCTCCACCACATACCCTCCGACTTTGGGCTGGTGTATTCAAATCCAAATTGAGCATAAAGTTGATCAGCCGGAACATCCGCCAGCAGACTGACCAAACCACGGGCAGGTACTGCTTTACGCAGATAATTCATAATCTCGCTCATGATCAGTTTTCCATACCCCATTCCCTGAACATCCGGGTGTACAGCAATATCGACGACCTGAAAGAAACAACCTCCATCTCCAATCACTCGTCCCATGCCTATCAGCATATCCTCTTCACGCAGACATACGGCAAACAGGCTATTCGGTAATCCAATCTCTGCCCCCTCCCTACTCATCGGGCTAAGGCCGGCAATCTGCCGCAAGGCAAGATACTCCACCGCTGCGGGTGGTGTGTGTTCAATATTCACATGATCCATGAATTGTGCCCCTTTCTGCTTGAATTCATCTACTTCCTGTGTAATAGTGAGAGAAAGCTTACGTGAAGCGTGTTTCATGATACGTGAAGTTGGTGCAAAGGAGGAACAAGTGTGTTTCAACGTTGGATTGAAGATCTAACATCTCGCTCAGGCGCTGTGGCTGTGCTGTTTGGAGTCATGGCTTTGCTTCTGGGGATATACATATGGTCTGCCACTGAAGTTCGCCGCAGCCACGAAAGGCGAATGCAAAGGATACGAGATACATTATACATAAGTACAGCCCTCTTGGGACAACTTACCATCCAGGAAAATCGGAATCATGAACGATCGGAACACGAACATAACGATCTGATAACAGCAATGTTAGCCTGCAAAGCTGCATCTTACCTATCCCCTCAGCTACAGGACCAGATCCGGGACTGTATTAAGGATCATGATCCTGCCAGAATCGGACTGATGCACAGAGCACTGGAACGGGAATGCACCGTATTATCGGATGAACTCAGCCGGGATACTCATGCAGATCATTGGGGCACAGCGGTCTGGATCATCCTTCGGCCCGTAGCCGAACCAGCCGCACTGGCGGCTACAGGGTTTCTGGTTACAGATCTGGTATTTCGTCAGCGGATGTTGGACGTGCCTGTGGACTCATGGGAAAGCATCTTGCCATGGATTCGCGCAATTTCCATAATGATCACCATAATATATGGTTACCTGCTCTGGGCCAGCCCACGCCGGGATCGGCCACGTACAGTAACCAAATTGCTCTCCTTGCTGATCGCGCTATGCTCCTTGCTCCATCTAATTGGACCTGTTGCTGCACCCTACGCCCTTGGATTACAGCTGATTATATTTACTTCGGGCTTCGGGTTGACTGGGACCCGCTCTCGAAGTGATCGCCCCTACGCAGGACATACGGATCTGGAACCTACGAAGCAAGTCTCTACGGAACTGGAAGGGAATACACGTCGTACATCTGGTACCAACACCGACGAATAACCTACGCATTCAGCCGCTTCCGTATGATTAAACTTAGATACCCACCTCGATGATACGAGACTCGGCCCTCCCTCGGCTGGATTTTCACAGATCAGGTCGTGTCTCCTTACTCGGCATGTTATACGATGATGGATGTCAGTGTCCCAAAATTATCGAGTTCCCGTCTGGCTGATCCTATTGAGTAGTCAGTCGATTTTCTAAGGAACTCAGGACGTCTTATATTACGTCTACAGCATCTTTCAAAATTGTAAAGAACCTCAGACACGTTATTTCCCAAAATCGCTTGACAAAAAAGCTCTAAAACGCCGTACATTTCGATATAACGTGTCTCAGATTCGTTAGCGCTCAGTGCCTGCTCATGCCCTGTTCCAAGCGCAACTGAGAGGACAACCTCATGTCCCTCCCGTACGAAGCGAAAATTTTCATTGGTAGAGGAAAATAGGAAAATCGCCTTTGCGACGTCCTGATCGCTAGATCGTATATGCAGCATGCTTCCCTACTCAGGACCTGTTCAGGGCGCCTCGGCTTTAAGTAGGTTTTGAAAGAACGCTCTAAATTTTTCAAGTCTTTACGCAAAAAGGGCTGAAACTACATTGTAGCTTCAGCCCTTTTCTATATTACTAATTTTGTCTTGCGAAGAATGATCGGAAGGTTATTCTGTCATCGAAGTGGCATGTGTGACATTCTTTAGTTCACTTTATATCATGCATAATTACTTCACTTATTTGGCTACAACATGTGCAATGACGCGGCCCTTTTCGTACGTGACAGTCACGTCATAACCATCTGCCGTTACACTGTCGAACTCACCTGTAATTCCATTAGCGGTGATTAATGTAATATCTTTGGAACCTTCAATCTTATAGTTGGACAAGTCGAGTTTGAGACTTCCTCCATCAATATAGAGTTTTCTGCCAACATTCAGTTGACTATTGTTGTCAGCCACTACCAATTCCAACGTACCGTTATCCATGGTAAAGTTTCTATTTAAGTTGAGTGCTCCGTCGACATCGACGACAACTGTTCCATTTTCTACATACAGATCACCTGTACCAAAAGCAGCTGCAGATTCAGCTACCAGCGTTCCTGCTTGCAGCAATGTTCCGCCAGTGTAGCTATTTTCCCCTGTCAATGTAAGGGTTCCTGTTCCCTTTTTCGTAAGCATTCCACTACCGGTGATATCATTTCTCCACCAATCTTGTGCATTGAAGCGCCCTTTGGAAGCGTCCATATCCACAGTTACATTGTTCAAGAATGCGCCGTAGCCATCCGCAGCCGTGACCAGATCAATTCTACCCCAGCCCTTGGATTCATCCAGTACAGGATATCCAGAGTCAATGGATGTTGTATACAATACTTGTCTGCGTTGCTCATCTGTTAAATACGGTTGACGTGTTTCTAACAGGGCTTCTGCTCCTTGCGGTACAACTGGAGCCAAACCTTTGGTTCCGGTTTGTGGTAGACCGTAAGTCATCTTTTCTCTATAGAAGGCTTTATTGGCATCGTGATCTTCCCATTTGTGTTCATCGTAAGCACTCTTGAACGTATAATCCTCTGTTACGGTGTGTGCATACTCATACAGACTCATATTTTTTTCCTTGGCTGCAGCTCCAAATACTTCTCCTGCATTCTCATAGCCCTTCTCTAACACTTCTCTGTTCTCAGCCTGATTAAGTGCATATGCGGCCATGGCTGTGGATTGTATTCTTCCTCCTATAACATCAAGCGG
The nucleotide sequence above comes from Paenibacillus sp. W2I17. Encoded proteins:
- a CDS encoding MFS transporter; the encoded protein is MKNEIRGDSYRAVLRLPSFVVLLVGRLVSGAGQILFSMATMWYILQLTESALAAALIPMLPYLIYAFLGIPLATISDRLPKKQLLIWTDILRAGVACILALLFMTGSMLPWHIYAANLLIAILGFLFNPATQTVIPAILPEPTKQLAPANALLNSSSKTIELLGYALGGILIALISVQSILFIYAVTFLLSAISIFFIRIPVTKVVKQKGVTGFVKDSMQGITFLFSRKILACCIIFGAIINFAGAPLHIFTPIFANMVLQAGPQGYGLLQSAFAAGSIAGSLLSGKYAKRLSLAHWFLISYLISGTSLLLMPMFPNLYIAIACSFLLMMGLALVNVPLVTSILLSTPEEKRGRVMNSMGVLMSGISNPLGLLLGGWFIETYNPSWVYMGIGTFVICMGMASLFVRPFREERSKRTRQQTTSM
- a CDS encoding GNAT family N-acetyltransferase, translated to MDHVNIEHTPPAAVEYLALRQIAGLSPMSREGAEIGLPNSLFAVCLREEDMLIGMGRVIGDGGCFFQVVDIAVHPDVQGMGYGKLIMSEIMNYLRKAVPARGLVSLLADVPADQLYAQFGFEYTSPKSEGMWWRQGD
- a CDS encoding lanthionine synthetase LanC family protein, with amino-acid sequence MKFASVTPKKDAFENALEHIIRELPQSIQWSNDGHWICFRPEELRLPAQGWKIHLSVIPVEGAELLRRIAPVLTENDVQWKVVSSGLRLIETSNGSIPLPQTGKCVTIYARDEEQFLKLLELMHSCTSDLKGPAIPTDRAYLGSQCVFYRYGAFTDRFYYDRYSGAKVYAIQNPEGKLEEDRRTPGRYKPEWVNEPEELVRIQAMEKNQAASRQSDSNNNEFGIRNIRVRRVLKKSGKGGVFLISGTSYEQAVMKEAVYRMRVDGGRRSAHNYLDNEYRVLDLMKDTGVTPRPLDLFSTENNRYLILEYFESISLREYIHRRHVAADYNRADMHRMGIHILDMVQQCHDKGIVINDLTPNNIVVLTDGSVRLIDLELAYVRSDESKADPLTGHTPGYVPRGREHSRRSSYADDLYALGGVFYYMASSIDPYLKYRQSHLEAAQAYLDHQSNTQLRGLGSLGIEIMSGGHVELSEIRETLVALLEQQEVNSGGSMDVIEKDECNMEPEEVLRQAERMVNTLYTSLDFNNPLQLFPENSMSKMFHPANFNFGWTGVIFGFNQLGQITQNRQYHQYAREVLEWIWTNHPYVPDETPVALYFGYGAVPWAMAETAERINDPSLLRRAEDLALEITRHEPVQTNISHGAAGLGLMLLEIYRIGGRPELLARAEELGVYILEQEEQTDESLSLWKVKDKSDKKGHHSLGFSHGITGIGYYLLALAERTGKESYYSAVKRIVDTLDRTSHGGQNGVSLWPASPEKPDTLWVHWCNGSAGIGRFLMAAADILQDPLCTRLGLQAADAVAQATVFASFGQCHGIAGNGDFLLLANRKFPGRYETKLAEYTQSLYVLRSDPQEDIWMWPLEDMESFSPDYMTGYMGIYTFLLRRFYPSVTSEPLVYSGFDYNREGKAYDANIHI